A genomic segment from Candidatus Kryptoniota bacterium encodes:
- a CDS encoding extracellular solute-binding protein codes for MFLSVLQLSCGSTGTRSDANPNKIDLTYWAAPNPEEIELANKLVAEWNESHPDVVVHMQPLPVNLSSEEVLMAAIAAKTTPDVCSNIWPGSVPEYARAGALVKLNSFPDFDSLVSVRVGNEIQLQYQSVDGNFYQIPWKTNPTMMIYNKKLFEKAGIESPPRTYSEFLRDAPKLTYDANGDGIIDHWMCYRDVRPLWWQRFFDFFAFYKAACGGKPFARNGEVVADTQAVTEVFNFFRTCFQKGFFPRTYFSYDPFMEGVVASEFVGPWTISYIKKSYGGRLDYGVVPIPVPDGHVGPVDTYGDHKCVAIFSTTKHPRESWEFLKFILSDHADLELMRIASQLPVRQNILTSKDFSGFFKSNPDMKIFAEEVPYAFEVDQTPDQKEIFDAISQEFEKCSVYNVSDPSLAAYNLMRNVNVILNWDK; via the coding sequence ATGTTCCTGTCTGTCCTTCAGTTAAGCTGCGGCAGTACCGGGACAAGGTCGGATGCGAACCCAAACAAAATAGATCTTACGTACTGGGCAGCTCCGAATCCTGAAGAGATTGAACTGGCCAATAAACTTGTGGCCGAATGGAACGAGTCTCATCCCGATGTTGTCGTGCACATGCAGCCGCTGCCGGTCAATCTTTCAAGCGAAGAAGTTTTGATGGCCGCTATTGCTGCGAAGACAACTCCCGACGTTTGCTCGAACATCTGGCCGGGAAGTGTGCCGGAATACGCGAGGGCCGGTGCACTTGTGAAGCTGAATTCCTTTCCTGATTTTGATTCTCTCGTTTCCGTTCGCGTAGGAAATGAAATCCAGCTCCAATATCAATCGGTCGACGGGAATTTCTACCAGATTCCGTGGAAAACAAATCCGACTATGATGATTTACAACAAGAAGTTGTTTGAAAAGGCCGGAATAGAGAGTCCTCCACGAACCTATTCGGAATTCCTGAGGGATGCACCCAAGTTGACGTACGACGCGAATGGAGACGGGATCATAGATCATTGGATGTGTTATCGTGATGTGAGGCCCTTGTGGTGGCAGCGTTTTTTCGACTTCTTTGCCTTCTATAAGGCGGCGTGCGGCGGCAAACCTTTCGCGAGAAACGGTGAGGTGGTTGCAGATACTCAGGCGGTGACTGAAGTATTTAATTTCTTCAGGACTTGCTTTCAGAAAGGATTTTTCCCCAGGACATATTTTTCATACGATCCTTTCATGGAAGGTGTCGTCGCGTCCGAATTTGTCGGCCCATGGACGATATCGTACATAAAGAAGAGTTATGGCGGGCGGCTCGATTACGGAGTCGTGCCCATACCCGTCCCTGACGGTCACGTCGGTCCGGTCGACACGTATGGGGACCACAAATGCGTTGCCATATTCAGCACTACAAAACATCCTCGCGAGTCGTGGGAATTTCTGAAGTTCATCCTGAGTGACCACGCAGACCTTGAATTGATGAGGATCGCAAGTCAGCTTCCCGTTCGGCAGAATATCCTGACATCCAAAGACTTCTCAGGTTTCTTCAAGAGCAATCCTGACATGAAGATTTTTGCAGAGGAAGTTCCGTACGCTTTTGAAGTGGACCAGACACCTGACCAGAAAGAGATCTTCGACGCAATTTCGCAAGAGTTCGAAAAATGTTCTGTTTATAATGTGAGCGATCCCTCACTTGCCGCCTACAACCTGATGCGAAATGTCAACGTGATCCTCAATTGGGACAAATGA
- a CDS encoding TonB-dependent receptor, producing the protein MSNFYKVLKNLLQCFLTVALLSVDLFAGTTGKIAGRVVDAKTKEPLIGVNVLIVGTSMGGATDVDGNYFILNVPPGAYEVKASTVGYGAVVEENVRVSADQTTKLNFELSEQAVQVQTVVVTASKPIVQKDLTSTQSSISGSNISLLPVEDVQSVINLQAGVVDGHFRGGRLGEVKYLIDGVSVNDVYSGDATMEAATNSIQELQVITGTFNAEYGQAMSGVVNQITKIPEDHYNGGLSVYSGDYATSRTNLFQYMGGFNPSRTYNIQGNLSGPIPLSDQFAKFFASARYLSDDGYLYGKRVFNPQDSSNFSSDDPSKWYIGATGNGADVPMNFSRQLTLQGKLNFKVGQGRGIVLEGLYQKHDYENYDHMFILDPDGNYKNYEYSYLASLSYTHVFSESAFLDLMASNYTSDYKQYAFANPLDPQYQNQDLFSEVSGNALYVGGTQNWHFMHNTKTYTLKADFTDQLNYIHELKTGFEADLNKLNYQDFQVLVDASTGNKPALPTPGTFDYNVYNNHPYQVAAYIQDKIELDYLIVNVGLRFDYFQPDASVLNDPNNIAELDTLLPPFPSKYFHRASAKYQWSPRLGISYPMSDKGAIHISYGHFFQVPPFQYLYDNPNFRIPLTGNYPDLVGNTIGNADLKPQETVMYEIGLQQALTDDIGLNVTAYYKDIRNLLGVELFVKNNFKKFAEYINTDYGDVTGFTLSLDKKFTNGIGASVDYTFQVAKGDASDPNEAYNLAQASPPIEANKQLVSLDWDRRNSLNFTITTGIPGDFIASAVGQLGTGLPYTPSYQNQRTGLENSSNKPTFFDVDIFLTKYLKLFGINFSIFAKIYNVFDTPDELDVFTDTGRAGYTLDETRAQAPPRGVNTIQEYFTRPDFYSAPRQVLLGMSMDF; encoded by the coding sequence ATGAGCAATTTTTACAAAGTGTTAAAAAATCTTTTACAATGTTTTTTAACTGTGGCGCTGTTGTCTGTCGATCTTTTTGCCGGAACGACGGGAAAGATAGCAGGCAGAGTTGTTGATGCCAAGACCAAAGAACCGCTGATAGGCGTTAACGTGCTCATTGTCGGTACATCAATGGGAGGCGCAACCGACGTTGATGGGAACTATTTTATTTTGAATGTACCGCCGGGTGCATATGAAGTGAAAGCATCCACGGTCGGATATGGTGCGGTGGTGGAAGAGAATGTGCGCGTATCCGCGGATCAAACTACCAAACTTAATTTTGAACTAAGCGAACAAGCAGTTCAGGTACAAACTGTTGTTGTTACCGCATCGAAGCCGATAGTTCAAAAGGATCTTACTTCAACTCAATCTAGTATTTCAGGAAGCAACATCTCCCTGCTTCCGGTTGAAGACGTTCAGTCTGTTATAAATCTTCAAGCAGGCGTGGTCGACGGTCACTTTAGGGGCGGCAGATTGGGCGAAGTAAAATATTTAATTGACGGCGTTTCGGTCAACGATGTTTATTCCGGCGACGCCACCATGGAAGCAGCTACTAACAGCATCCAGGAATTGCAGGTAATTACCGGCACATTTAACGCCGAGTACGGACAGGCTATGTCCGGCGTCGTAAATCAAATTACTAAAATTCCGGAAGATCATTATAACGGCGGTCTCTCCGTCTATTCAGGGGATTACGCTACTTCGAGGACGAATCTCTTTCAGTACATGGGCGGATTTAATCCATCAAGAACTTATAATATTCAGGGTAACTTGAGCGGCCCTATTCCATTATCGGATCAGTTTGCCAAATTTTTTGCATCTGCAAGATATCTTAGTGATGACGGATATCTTTACGGGAAAAGAGTGTTTAACCCGCAGGACTCCTCGAACTTTTCATCCGACGACCCCAGTAAATGGTACATTGGAGCTACCGGTAATGGCGCAGACGTTCCGATGAATTTTTCCAGGCAATTAACTTTGCAGGGCAAACTCAATTTTAAAGTCGGGCAGGGTAGAGGAATCGTACTCGAAGGACTTTACCAAAAACACGATTACGAAAACTATGACCACATGTTTATACTAGACCCTGATGGTAATTATAAGAATTACGAATACAGCTATCTCGCCAGTTTAAGTTACACCCATGTCTTCAGCGAGTCTGCATTTCTTGATCTGATGGCTTCGAATTATACTTCGGATTATAAGCAGTACGCTTTTGCTAATCCACTTGACCCGCAATATCAAAATCAGGATTTGTTTAGTGAAGTGAGCGGGAATGCTCTTTACGTTGGCGGAACCCAGAACTGGCATTTTATGCATAATACAAAAACGTATACTCTTAAGGCCGATTTTACCGATCAATTAAATTACATCCATGAATTGAAGACCGGCTTTGAAGCCGATCTAAATAAACTAAATTACCAAGATTTCCAGGTTTTGGTTGATGCATCGACCGGCAATAAACCAGCACTTCCTACGCCCGGCACTTTTGATTATAACGTTTATAACAACCACCCTTATCAGGTCGCAGCTTATATTCAGGACAAAATCGAACTTGATTATCTAATAGTGAATGTCGGACTCAGGTTCGATTATTTTCAGCCTGATGCTAGCGTTCTTAATGATCCGAATAATATAGCGGAGCTTGATACCTTACTTCCGCCTTTTCCAAGCAAATATTTTCACAGGGCATCTGCCAAATATCAATGGAGCCCGAGGCTTGGTATTTCTTATCCGATGAGCGACAAAGGCGCGATACATATTTCGTACGGACATTTTTTCCAGGTTCCTCCATTCCAATATTTATATGATAATCCGAATTTCAGAATTCCTCTCACGGGGAATTATCCCGATTTGGTCGGCAATACTATCGGCAATGCAGATCTGAAGCCGCAGGAAACTGTTATGTACGAAATAGGACTTCAGCAGGCGTTGACAGATGATATAGGATTAAACGTAACTGCTTATTACAAGGACATTCGTAATCTTTTGGGGGTCGAACTTTTTGTAAAAAATAATTTTAAGAAGTTTGCGGAATACATAAATACGGACTACGGTGACGTAACCGGTTTCACTCTTTCTTTGGATAAGAAATTTACCAACGGTATCGGTGCAAGTGTTGACTATACGTTTCAAGTTGCCAAAGGCGATGCTTCTGATCCTAATGAAGCTTACAACCTTGCTCAGGCTTCACCTCCCATAGAAGCGAATAAGCAACTGGTTTCGCTTGATTGGGATAGACGCAACTCATTGAATTTCACAATCACTACTGGTATCCCGGGTGATTTTATTGCCAGCGCTGTCGGGCAATTAGGTACGGGTCTGCCTTATACTCCTTCGTATCAAAATCAAAGAACCGGTCTAGAAAACAGTTCTAACAAGCCGACATTCTTCGACGTGGATATTTTTCTAACAAAATATTTAAAACTTTTCGGAATCAACTTTTCTATATTTGCAAAAATCTATAACGTCTTTGATACTCCTGATGAGCTTGACGTATTTACTGATACCGGCAGAGCGGGTTACACACTCGATGAAACACGAGCGCAAGCTCCGCCGAGGGGGGTTAATACGATACAAGAATATTTTACAAGACCGGATTTTTATTCGGCTCCAAGGCAAGTGTTGCTTGGAATGTCCATGGATTTTTGA
- a CDS encoding peptidylprolyl isomerase → MLAKVGNKKITVREFLCGYEFGPAFVKREKDSKRRYLNYMINEKLLAMEGYKEGFADSARVKDLLDAIEGDLASMEMYKDDILRKVTIPADMLNRATEENKITYKLKWIYAPTADSMDFYVTELGNGISFDSLFNLQLKDSVVYADQRSLEETEFKLRMRNLAMFKDVAKMKAGDISEPIKGPDGWYLFKLVDVWKNLITTQTEFEKEEYDSRQALTIDTADTLSDEYVRAMMLEHNPVIQARAFDILRSYMGSYVLAEDKFKAWKLDDRMQSEIGRFDSVKSPDFSKLILVTLTNENIFLGDFINWYKMRDAYLKFDETGFNPFSASLEKMIWQMVRDHLLVQRAYSRGYQNLDIIKQQADWWQDKIVYAVVRDEIEKSIEWNVELPAGNKNDHVDKTQEMIAKLFRKLQQLKKDYKIEINTKVLNEILVKNNDEPSAIDVYTVRKGGTFPHPVYPSIDYSWQDWE, encoded by the coding sequence GTGCTTGCGAAAGTTGGAAATAAAAAAATAACCGTAAGGGAATTTTTATGCGGCTACGAATTCGGTCCGGCATTTGTAAAGAGGGAAAAGGATTCCAAGCGCCGCTATCTAAATTATATGATAAATGAAAAGCTGCTTGCAATGGAGGGCTACAAAGAAGGATTCGCCGATTCCGCAAGAGTTAAGGACCTTCTCGATGCCATCGAAGGTGATTTGGCTTCGATGGAAATGTATAAAGACGACATTCTAAGGAAAGTGACAATACCGGCAGACATGCTTAACAGAGCCACCGAAGAAAATAAAATTACATACAAATTGAAATGGATTTACGCTCCAACTGCCGACAGCATGGATTTTTATGTCACTGAACTCGGAAATGGGATCTCATTCGATTCGTTATTTAATCTGCAGTTGAAGGACTCTGTCGTTTACGCAGATCAAAGGTCGCTGGAAGAAACCGAGTTTAAGCTGAGGATGCGCAACTTGGCGATGTTCAAAGATGTCGCTAAGATGAAAGCCGGAGATATTTCCGAGCCGATTAAAGGACCTGACGGTTGGTACCTTTTCAAGCTCGTAGATGTCTGGAAGAATTTGATTACAACACAAACAGAATTTGAAAAAGAAGAGTATGATTCACGTCAGGCTCTAACTATCGATACCGCTGACACCCTTTCTGACGAGTATGTCAGGGCAATGATGCTTGAGCATAATCCGGTAATACAAGCAAGGGCCTTTGACATTCTCCGTTCTTACATGGGTAGTTATGTTTTAGCGGAAGATAAATTTAAAGCATGGAAACTTGACGATAGGATGCAAAGTGAAATTGGGCGTTTCGATTCCGTGAAGTCCCCGGACTTTTCCAAATTGATTCTTGTAACGCTGACTAACGAAAATATTTTTCTCGGCGATTTCATAAACTGGTACAAGATGCGTGATGCATACTTGAAATTCGACGAGACCGGATTTAATCCCTTCTCCGCTTCGCTCGAAAAAATGATCTGGCAAATGGTAAGAGATCATCTACTTGTTCAGAGGGCTTATTCAAGAGGCTACCAAAATTTGGATATTATAAAACAGCAGGCGGATTGGTGGCAGGACAAAATCGTTTATGCGGTTGTCAGAGATGAGATTGAAAAATCCATTGAATGGAACGTCGAATTGCCGGCAGGAAATAAAAATGATCACGTCGACAAAACGCAGGAAATGATCGCTAAGCTTTTTAGAAAACTTCAGCAGCTTAAGAAAGATTACAAGATTGAGATAAATACAAAAGTTCTGAATGAAATTCTCGTGAAGAACAATGATGAACCGAGTGCCATCGATGTTTACACCGTGAGGAAGGGAGGAACTTTTCCGCATCCGGTCTATCCTTCAATCGATTACTCGTGGCAGGATTGGGAATGA
- a CDS encoding PorV/PorQ family protein — MKIKFLLCLSIGLIYVASSFAQVSVSKTGTTAATFLEIGVGANANAMGSAYVTRAADATSIYWNPAGIAQLENADAVVVHANWIASTNLDWAGLVLPLGDFGNIGFSFTSLSMPDDKVRTVEQPEGTGEYFSAGDLALGVSYARTLTDRFSIGFNGKYIQESIWHMSSSAFAFDIGTLFKTDLFGGMIIGASISNFGTPMKLSGIDTRTFAQVDPSIYGSNDQIPYSIDLDSWGLPLLFRIGVSTNAIKTDDYRWTIAIDALHPNDNYETLNIGTEFAFKEFLFLRAGFQSLYFVDPNTGSADKSFFRQPLYTGQGGLSLGIGVNSKMLFSTDVVEFDYAYRNFGILEGVQFFSVAIEF; from the coding sequence ATGAAAATTAAATTTTTACTCTGTCTTTCAATAGGTTTAATATACGTTGCTTCGTCTTTCGCGCAAGTAAGCGTTTCAAAAACGGGAACAACTGCAGCAACTTTTTTGGAAATTGGCGTCGGTGCAAACGCCAATGCTATGGGATCTGCTTACGTGACTCGCGCTGCAGATGCAACTTCTATTTACTGGAATCCCGCCGGTATCGCTCAACTTGAAAACGCTGATGCGGTTGTGGTTCATGCTAATTGGATTGCTTCTACAAATCTTGATTGGGCAGGACTTGTGCTGCCCTTGGGTGATTTCGGGAATATCGGTTTCAGTTTTACTTCACTTTCCATGCCTGATGATAAAGTAAGGACGGTTGAACAACCCGAAGGGACGGGAGAATATTTTAGTGCAGGGGATCTTGCTCTCGGAGTTTCTTACGCAAGAACTTTGACCGACCGTTTTTCAATCGGCTTCAATGGCAAGTACATCCAGGAATCAATCTGGCACATGTCGAGCAGCGCTTTTGCCTTCGATATCGGAACTTTGTTCAAAACAGATTTATTCGGCGGAATGATAATAGGTGCGTCAATTTCCAACTTTGGTACGCCGATGAAACTATCTGGAATTGATACCCGAACTTTTGCTCAGGTTGATCCGTCGATATACGGATCAAATGATCAAATCCCTTACAGCATTGACCTTGATTCGTGGGGTCTCCCCTTGCTGTTCAGAATCGGAGTATCAACAAACGCAATAAAGACCGATGATTACAGATGGACAATCGCAATCGATGCTCTTCATCCGAATGATAACTATGAGACATTGAATATCGGGACCGAATTCGCTTTCAAGGAATTCTTGTTTTTACGTGCAGGTTTCCAATCTCTTTATTTCGTTGATCCAAATACAGGGTCAGCCGATAAGAGTTTCTTCCGGCAGCCGCTCTATACAGGTCAAGGCGGGTTGTCTTTGGGTATTGGTGTAAACTCCAAGATGCTTTTTAGTACGGATGTCGTTGAGTTCGATTACGCGTACAGAAATTTTGGCATTCTCGAAGGGGTCCAATTCTTTTCTGTTGCCATTGAATTCTAA
- a CDS encoding amylo-alpha-1,6-glucosidase — protein sequence MIGLKTESQFKDILFIIISLIYFPGLILAQTQLSGTDNLAMKFDGKYGQVEVGGNYVGAEFHHSLPLPSRISFYYPVANSIDLSTDYWKRGESHPFSIVVNVDKRTDTVGVEPCVYSWTPYQAIFFEDKETYTVNYSYQFCDDLPLMVVRVKFTNRSTEKKKFNVNVKLSTVVRTCQTYAFKDTAEFRYADAGKMYVADFKYRDTDSTSVFVVNAGDVPTKVKGNDDLKIMANPRASFSYSKLLIPSGKLEIVLLVGSCKTDEERRMRAKASDYWYKSVAKNEDRIQRYVYHDTRISMPDKNLEQTAYWSKATLATDRHYINGSIVPMPCPAEYNFFFTHDVLLTDLGAVFYDVRRVKHDLLYIKSLTRVDSVLPHAYYWRDDGFKTEFASADNWNHLWFMILCGTYLKHSGDNRTLAEIYPVLRKSVDMTLSNIGPNNLVYSTRPDWWDIGDNYGARSYLTALMVRALREYSFVAESLHKDAAFALHCLNISDSLKVDLVDRLWDNRTGYLLDTYDTNSVDMHYYAGPLVAVDYDLLDEKKAETLMQTARRELVDPNLGVRTAMPPDFDKLTSLYKFKEGEVGAPFVYINGAVWPQTTAWYILGLIELGHADSALESLLKYFTLSGIEHSPHGQPSFYEYRFSDPNSPDYGKIDKPNFLWAGGWYLNCLYHLMGIHENEWNISFSPSVPVKFTGVQYDLAYKGQLAGITLSGSGKFFKQIIVDGKSCQSAILTGDIRKVNLELGVPSAPYVAGASCIVNQVRAAGHSKILNILVEGVVGQKSKIIVVSPTPIRKVMLGGTDRGTQVISESLDSAYQVTLPFTFDKQVESAYFEF from the coding sequence ATGATCGGATTGAAAACGGAATCGCAATTCAAGGACATCCTCTTTATCATTATTTCCTTAATATATTTCCCGGGTTTAATTCTAGCGCAAACACAACTTTCTGGGACGGATAATTTAGCTATGAAATTCGACGGGAAATATGGACAAGTCGAAGTCGGCGGGAACTATGTCGGCGCGGAATTCCACCATAGCCTCCCGCTTCCATCTCGTATAAGTTTTTATTATCCCGTTGCCAATAGTATTGACCTGAGTACAGATTATTGGAAAAGGGGAGAATCTCACCCGTTCAGTATCGTGGTGAATGTGGATAAGAGAACTGATACTGTCGGAGTCGAGCCTTGTGTCTATTCATGGACACCCTACCAGGCAATTTTTTTTGAGGATAAAGAAACTTACACTGTCAATTACAGCTATCAATTTTGTGATGACCTACCTTTGATGGTTGTCAGGGTGAAGTTCACGAATCGATCCACGGAGAAAAAGAAATTTAACGTCAACGTAAAACTCTCTACCGTTGTTCGCACTTGTCAAACTTACGCTTTCAAAGACACTGCTGAATTTAGATATGCTGATGCTGGTAAAATGTATGTGGCAGATTTTAAGTATCGTGATACAGATTCCACATCGGTATTCGTTGTAAACGCCGGCGATGTGCCGACTAAAGTGAAAGGAAATGACGATCTGAAGATAATGGCTAATCCCCGGGCAAGTTTTAGCTATTCAAAACTTTTGATCCCTTCAGGTAAATTGGAAATTGTTTTGCTCGTCGGCTCATGTAAAACAGACGAAGAAAGAAGAATGAGAGCGAAGGCATCGGACTACTGGTATAAAAGCGTTGCCAAAAATGAAGATCGCATCCAACGATATGTGTACCATGATACGAGAATATCCATGCCTGATAAAAACCTCGAGCAAACTGCATACTGGTCGAAAGCGACGCTTGCAACCGACAGGCATTATATTAATGGTTCCATTGTACCGATGCCCTGTCCGGCAGAATACAACTTTTTCTTTACGCACGATGTGCTTCTGACGGATCTTGGCGCAGTTTTTTACGATGTCCGCCGCGTCAAACACGATCTCCTCTATATAAAATCACTGACCCGGGTCGACTCGGTACTTCCTCACGCTTATTATTGGCGTGACGATGGGTTCAAGACTGAATTTGCGTCCGCCGACAACTGGAATCATCTTTGGTTCATGATTCTCTGCGGAACTTATTTGAAACACAGCGGCGACAATAGAACTCTGGCTGAAATCTATCCTGTCCTCAGAAAAAGTGTCGACATGACACTTTCTAACATAGGACCCAACAACCTGGTGTATTCAACAAGACCGGATTGGTGGGACATCGGCGACAATTATGGCGCGAGGTCTTATCTGACAGCTTTGATGGTAAGGGCCTTGCGAGAGTATTCGTTCGTTGCTGAGTCACTCCACAAAGATGCAGCCTTTGCTCTCCACTGTCTGAATATATCCGACTCACTCAAGGTCGACCTAGTTGATCGGCTTTGGGATAATCGTACGGGGTACCTGCTCGATACTTATGACACGAATTCGGTAGACATGCATTACTACGCCGGACCACTCGTCGCAGTAGACTATGATTTGTTGGATGAGAAGAAGGCTGAAACGTTAATGCAAACAGCTCGCCGGGAGTTGGTCGACCCGAATCTCGGTGTTAGAACTGCGATGCCTCCAGACTTTGATAAGCTTACGAGTCTCTACAAATTCAAGGAAGGGGAAGTGGGCGCGCCATTTGTTTATATCAACGGCGCAGTGTGGCCGCAGACCACAGCGTGGTACATACTCGGTCTGATCGAACTTGGCCATGCCGATTCTGCACTCGAGTCGCTCCTAAAATACTTCACTCTCTCCGGCATTGAGCATAGTCCGCATGGCCAACCATCTTTCTACGAGTATCGCTTTTCCGATCCGAACTCGCCTGACTATGGGAAAATCGACAAGCCGAACTTCCTGTGGGCTGGCGGGTGGTACCTGAACTGCCTTTACCACCTGATGGGGATCCATGAAAATGAATGGAACATTTCTTTCAGCCCGAGTGTCCCCGTGAAATTTACTGGTGTCCAATATGATCTCGCGTATAAGGGCCAGCTTGCCGGGATCACGCTGAGTGGGTCGGGAAAATTCTTCAAACAAATTATTGTCGACGGCAAATCCTGTCAGTCCGCCATTTTGACTGGAGATATCAGAAAGGTGAATCTCGAACTTGGAGTGCCCTCTGCTCCGTATGTCGCCGGTGCTTCCTGCATCGTAAATCAAGTGCGCGCTGCCGGGCACTCGAAGATATTGAACATCCTGGTAGAAGGTGTGGTGGGCCAGAAGTCGAAGATTATAGTTGTGTCACCAACCCCCATTCGAAAAGTAATGTTGGGCGGGACTGATCGCGGTACTCAGGTCATCAGTGAATCGCTTGACAGCGCTTATCAGGTCACACTTCCTTTCACTTTTGATAAACAGGTCGAGAGTGCATATTTTGAGTTTTGA